In Saccopteryx leptura isolate mSacLep1 chromosome 11, mSacLep1_pri_phased_curated, whole genome shotgun sequence, the following proteins share a genomic window:
- the CTTNBP2NL gene encoding CTTNBP2 N-terminal-like protein, translated as MNLEKLSKPELLTLFSILEGELEARDLVIEALKAQHRGTFIEERYGKYNISDPLLALQRDFETLRERSDGEKQPVCTNPLSILQVVMKQCKNMQERMLSQLAAAESRHRKVILDLEEERQRHAQDTAEGDDVTYMLEKERERLTQQLEFEKSQVKKFEKEQKKLSSQLEEERARHKQLSSMLVLECKKATSKAAEEGQRAGELSLRLEQERARVGELETALAAERRRGLQTEAQVEKQLSEFDIEREQLRAKLNREENRTRTLKEEMESLKKMVKDLEASPRHSSSNEPPKKPVTTSRGTVTEPPLLVSVSCQTESFQAERTHGSNVAKATTTGLPGPTTPTYCYAKTNGHFDPEMQTPKELVTGGSVEHQLPSREKPVGLAQEKAVENGGRPVGPESPVPAPSQPPSGGSSLSPSSTAPSSLTSSPCSSPVLTKRLLGSSASSPGYQSSYQVGINQRFHAARHKFQSQADQDQQVSGLQSPPSRDLSPTLIDNSAAKQLARNTVTQVLSRFTSQQGPIKPVSPNSSPFGTDYRNLASTASPRGDTSHSPTPGKVSSPLSPLSPGIKSPTIPRAERGNPPPIPPKKPGLTPSPSTTPLTKTHSQAPSLTTAEDLASSCSSNAVVANGKDVEILLPTSS; from the exons GCCCAACACAGAGGCACGTTCATTGAAGAACGCTATGGGAAGTACAACATCAGTGACCCTCTGCTGGCTCTGCAGCGAGACTTCGAAACGCTGAGGGAGAGGAGCGATGGCGAGAAGCAGCCAGTCTGCACGAACCCCCTCTCGATTCTCCAGGTGGTGATGAAGCAGTGTAAGAACATGCAGGAGCGCATGCTGTCCCAGCTGGCCGCCGCCGAGAGCAGGCACCGAAAG gtGATCCTAGACCTTGAGGAAGAAAGGCAAAGGCACGCACAGGACACAGCAGAAGGAGATGACGTCACCTACAtgctggagaaggagagagagcggCTGACCCAGCAG CTGGAATTCGAAAAGTCCCAAGTGAAGAAGTTTGAAAAGGAGCAGAAGAAGCTCTCCAGCCAGCTGGAGGAGGAGCGCGCCCGCCACAAGCAGCTGTCCTCCATGCTGGTGCTGGAGTGCAAGAAGGCCACGAGCAAGGCGGCGGAGGAGGGGCAGCGCGCCGGCGAGCTGAGCCTGCGGCTGGAGCAGGAGCGGGCGCGCGTGGGCGAGCTGGAGACGGCGCTGGCCGCTGAGCGCAGGCGCGGCCTGCAGACCGAGGcgcaggtggagaagcagctgtcCGAGTTTGACATCGAAAGAGAGCAACTGAGAGCAAAACTGAACCGAGAAGAGAACCGGACCCGGACTCTGAAGGAGGAGATGGAGAGTCTGAAGAAGATGGTGAAAGACCTGGAGGCCTCTCCCCGGCATAGCAGCTCTAATGAGCCACCAAAGAAACCGGTAACCACATCGAGAGGCACCGTGACGGAGCCTCCCCTGCTAGTGTCTGTGTCCTGCCAAACGGAGAGTTTTCAGGCAGAAAGAACCCACGGGAGCAACGTAGCCAAGGCGACAACCACTGGGCTGCCCGGTCCCACCACTCCTACTTACTGTTATGCAAAAACCAATGGCCATTTTGACCCAGAGATGCAAACTCCCAAGGAGCTGGTGACAGGCGGCAGTGTGGAACACCAGCTGCCTTCGCGAGAGAAACCTGTGGGGCTGGCCCAGGAGAAAGCAGTGGAGAACGGTGGGCGTCCCGTGGGCCCCGAGAGCCCCGTCCCAGCACCGAGCCAGCCCCCCTCGGGGGGCAGCTCCCTGTCCCCCAGCAGCACCGCGCCCTCCTCGCTCACGTCCTCGCCTTGCTCATCGCCAGTGCTGACCAAGCGcctgctggggtcctcagccagCAGCCCCGGCTACCAGTCGTCCTACCAAGTAGGGATCAACCAGCGCTTCCACGCGGCTCGGCACAAATTTCAGTCCCAAGCAGATCAGGACCAACAAGTCAGTGGCCTGCAGAGCCCGCCCTCCAGGGACCTGTCCCCCACCCTCATAGACAACTCTGCCGCCAAGCAGCTGGCCCGGAACACGGTCACTCAGGTGCTCTCCAGATTCACCAGCCAGCAAGGGCCCATCAAGCCCGTCTCTCCCAACAGCTCTCCCTTCGGCACGGACTATCGAAATCTGGCCAGTACTGCCAGCCCAAGAGGTGACACCAGCCATTCACCTACTCCAGGGAAAGTGTCCAGTCCTCTGAGTCCCCTGTCTCCAGGGATCAAGTCCCCTACCATCCCCAGAGCTGAGAGAGGAAACCCACCACCCATCCCCCCCAAAAAGCCTGGCCTCACTCCTTCTCCCTCCACCACTCCACTGACCAAAACGCACTCCCAGGCGCCCTCTCTGACCACCGCGGAAGACCTTGCGAGCAGCTGCTCTTCGAATGCCGTCGTAGCCAACGGCAAGGACGTTGAGATACTCCTGCCGACCAGCAGCTAG